Below is a window of Struthio camelus isolate bStrCam1 chromosome 14, bStrCam1.hap1, whole genome shotgun sequence DNA.
TGAATGAAAAGGCAAAGCCTCTACTTTAAACACAACCTAGCACCCCAAcccccttttttttgttaaatcattTCCAACATTTGCAGACTTCACTTTGCTTGTTTTAAATCCACTCTTTTCCCCACTTTCAGAAACAGCTTCTAATCAGATGAGACCCAGAATCTTTAGGTTCCACTCCTCCACTGGAGTCCTACTGAAGCGATGGAGGCAGCTCTAAGAAACCCACACAGCATCAGCTGTGCTCCTGAATGACCAAAGCCCACGACAGATACCACTGACATGGCCACCCGTCGTCACAACAGCAAAATGTGGCCTTGAAAGTGCTGGATGGGACCAACTTTCACTACTTTTGATGAATGAAGTGAAAAAGCTGAGCTGCAGAAACTGAGTATCAGAACTCGGATTTTCCAGAATAAAGCAGCTTTGCtcatcataaagaaaaaaaaaaaatcaagccacaGCATGAACCACTGTTTTCTTTGCATCTCACAAATCGGAGCGATCCCTCATTCAGTTACATGTCTTTCATTAAGTTTTAAGTCTTCAAATTCCATTAGAAGAGTTGCTCTAAATTGCTCCAATCCTGTAACAAGCTTGCATCTGGGGAAAAAGCATGCAAAATTTCTAGGCAACAGGCACACCAATTGCACAAAAGAATTAACAAATACCTTCTACTGGACACTCAAACGGTTTTGTACCAAGGTGAGTTATACTATGGCCTTTCAAGTGTTCTGCTCTTGTGAAGGACTTCCCACAGCCTTCTACTGGACACATAAACCTTCTGTCATCTTCGTGTTTCCTAAAAAGGAGGGAAACGACCATTGGCAAGATTAAATCCACTGCTTAACCACTAGCGGGGaaaaaaacacacgcacacaaacacagacacacaaactAACAGCAAGGAATGATTTAGAACATTGTAATGAAAAAAGGCTACCTTTTATGTCTCAGTAGCTTGGACATACTGGTGAAAGACCAGCCACAACCTTCAAAGTCACAGATAAAAGGCCTTTCACCTTAAGCAAAGAAAAGTTACATTAATAATCTAACATCAAAATATACACTGCTGTTTAGAAGACCTCAAGAACTGCTTAAATTGAAAGATTTTAAGAGGACAAGACGACTCAACCACCTTCTCATGCAAGTCACTGCAGGGTACTGTGATGCCCCCTTCCGCATCATCCAATTCTTTAACTTAAGACCATTACATCTTTTCCTGCGTATCATGAAGCACAGGACATTACCAACCAATCTCACATTTATCTGAAAACTGCGGCCTTGCTCAGTTTTCTGCTCTTTGCATTCAGCAATCACAATCTAGCCTacctttccttgtttgttttctatAACCTGATCTTTCCCAGTTCTCCCGAGGACCCTTTCCAAATAACCCACAACTATCTTGAACGTGCTTCAGTAACCTACGCTGGCATTACTTAAAACAGACACAGGACCAGAACGTTTTTGCCTGTTTTCATGACCTGTGACAATATGCTGCTTACGATACAGGAAGTTCCCCTGTGAAACTAGTTTTCATCACTTCTTTGAACTTTCACTTAACAAAACAGAGACACTTCCGAAAGACAGTGAAACAGCACTGTCAGGCCATGAAACTAGAGGAAAACTGAGGACAAGCCAGAGTACACATGACtgtctttaaaatatcaaaaggaCGGATTTCAGTTTGACAGTGGTCCTTACAGATCAAGGGTGCTTCCTCGAGTTGAAATTTACTTTCTCACAGTCCCAAAGCTTGATACGTTTATTTCACATGTTGttaattttctagcttttttttttttcttctaaaaccaaGATTAGGATTTACACCATGTTTTGAATATCTACAAAAACTTGGGAATAGCGCTGGACTAGTGGGCTAACTTTTCTGAACAGAGCTCACGTGCCAAAAAACATAGCTCTGCACTGCGATAGCTCCTTGCAGATCCTGCGGGTTCCCACTCCCCAAATCCCAAGACGAAGCCGACTCAAATATAACTCACACCACCCGTCTTCCCGTCACAACTTCCAGTCTAAGTCACCTGTTCCCCCATCACCTTCTCCCGGGCGCCCCCGCCCCAGGCACAAGCTGCCCTCGCGAACGCGTATACCTGTGTGGCTCCGCATGTGGATTTTCAGGCGGCAGGCTTTGTCGTACTGCTTGTTACACCCGGGGAACGAACAGGAGAATTGCTCTTGCTCTCTGAAGTGGGCTCGGTTATGCGAGAATAACGCGCTCACGGTGATAAACGTCCTTTCGCAccctggggagagaggggagatagCAGGTCAGCGggatacaacaacaacaacaacagagtccttttccctcttcctcctcccagctttCAGCAACGGGTTTTTACGGCCCTGCCTGACACTTAggtgtgaaaaaataaaataaataaaataaaaaataaattaaggaaagaaagaaaataagtaaaataaaatttaaaaataataaaaaataaataaaatgaaacagaaaaaataagaataaaaaattaacaaaattaaaataaagaaaaaaataagtaaaataaaatctagaAATAACGAAATAAAacgaaatagaaaaaataaataagataaataaaatataaagacagcaaagcaaagcaagcgGCGGGGCGCTTACCGGGGAAGTCGCAGCGGTAGGGCCGCTCGGGCTCGAGGTGGCTGCGGCGGCGGtgggcggcgaggcgggcggcgctggcgAAGCGCTGCCCGCACGCCTCGCACTTGTGCGCCGCCTCCTGCTCGTGGGCGCGGCTGTGCGCCCGCAGGTTGTAGACGGTGGTGAAGCGCTtggcgcagcccggcgccgcgcagGCGAAAGGCCGCAGCTTGTCGTGCGAGTGCAGGTGCCGCCGCAGCTTGTAGGCCGTGGCGAAGGACCAGGCGCAGCCCGGAACCGGGCAGCCgaagggccgcgccgccgccgccgccccccctcctcctgcgcggctctcctcgccgccgccgtgcGCTGCCAGGCGGTGGAGCCGCAGCTGCTGCTTGCGGGGGAAGGACTCGCCGCAGCGCGGCTCGGGGCACGCGAAAGCCGGCGGCGAGtgcggccgcggcccgcccggcggctcggcagcgggcggcgccggcggtggtggaggcggcggcggcggcggggcgggcggcggagcggcgcccgCGGCCTGCTCGGCGCCGGGCCCCAGCGTCAGGACGCCGTTCTCGATGCGCACCACCAGGCTCTGGTTGTTGATGGTGATGGTGCCCGAGAAGGAGCCGtcctccgccccgccgccatcgccgcaggcggcggggggcagcggcggcgggggaggaggaggaggaggaggcggcggcggcggcagcggcgccgccgagccgggagcctccggcggcggcggcggcggcggctcagcgggcggcgggccgggctgggcgcgcCCCGCTTcaccgccgcccgcgccggcctcGGCCGCGCCGCGCACCACGTTGAAGACGAGCAGGAGCCCGTCGTTGTCGggcgcgggcccggccggcggcgcgcaggggctGGGCGCCGGGCTGGCGCCGGGCTCCGGCTTCtcctccaccagcagcaccgggAAGCTCACGTAGAGGCCCGGCGAGGCGGTGctggcggcgggggaggaggaggcggcggcggcggccggctcccagtcgggcggctgcggcgggcggcgcggggcggcgggcggcgcggcagggCCGCCATGTTgggtgccgggccgggcccgggccgcctccgcggcgGGCAGCCCCTGCGTTTCCATCTTGGGGGTCCCTGTAGCAGCGGCTGAAAccggagccgcggggcggggccggccgggcgccgcgcggcgAGCGGGGAAACCCGGAGCGGAGTGcggcgagcggagcggagcgggagcgggccggCAGGCGGAGGGGAAACGCGGAGCGCGGAGGCGCGGACGGGGCGCGGGCAGCGCTTGCCCCGGGGCCGCTGGCCCTGGGCGACCTCCGCGCTGCCAGCGGAAGCGGGCAGGCTGCCCTGGCCCTCATCCTGCACAAACAAGCTGCTTTACGGCGGTATGCGTCTCCTACTGCCTATCTACTGGTCCCAAGTAGCTAGTACAAAGTAGCACCGTTAGTATTTGTTTGGTATTGAGGGAGTATTCCAACATCTTCGTATTCCTGTTAATGCGAAGGAATAAGCTATGCGAGAGCAGAGCACTTCTATGAGCTTGCAACCACACCGGGAGAGTTCTGACTTTTAACAATCTTAGTAAAATATCCCGTAAAATATTGCCTTCGGGGGCAATGTTAAAACAATACGTTTACCATTAATAGTACACGTACGTTGAGCGATGCAACTTCCCAACTGCTATTCAAAGCGCGGCTGTGCCGCTCCGTCACCCGGGGTCGTCAGCCCCCTTCGCTGTGCACTTTTGCAGCGCGCAGGCGAAAGGCCTTCATGAAAGGGCGCCGAGACCTGCCGCGCGGGCGGGAACGCGCTGCGAAGgcagcaggggaaagggcagaagcacAACAAGGGGtggaggctaggcaggagcctctAAAACAACGCATTGGTGCTGAAGTTAGCTGAACGCAAGTAAGAACTATCAGTTCCGCTAGCgcctaaaaaattatttttcattcttgtgcAAGGCTTTCCGGGAGACGATATTCAGCTGCCTTCTGGCTCTCCTCTTCCAGCTATTTAAAGAAAAGGGTAAAACGTGCCTTCTTTGTGGTGGACATGACACGAGCCCCCTTGGTGGCTCCAGGAGGGGCAAGAAGCCCCCGGCAGAGGGTGCTGTGCTCCTGCCGCTGGGCAGAGGATTTCTTCTTTCGCCGGAGTGATTTTGCATCAGGTCTCAAAGAGCGCAGGGCACCCTCTGCTCCGATGTACAGCAGGTATCCCCTGCTGCATGTTCCTGTTCCCCTGTACTCTCCCAAAGGTACTGTAAACCTCACTCAGTTCACATCAGTTAAATCCTTTGAGATACACAGTTAAAGGACCACAACGTAGATTTAAATGTATACACGTAACTAAACATATTTCATAATTCAAATAAGCAGCAGTGAGTATTCATGAATACAATAAACTGCTTGTCAGTTCACTGCCTTTTTATAACTCTTCTTGCTTTACTCATGTTAAGTAAATAGTCACTGACTTTGTAATACAATCTTCAActagcagctcttgcacagagCTCATATTTGGGTTCTACATCTCCCTACAAGTAGTCTGGACTTACAAACGCCCAGGGGCTTGAGTGGCTTTAAACATGGGCATACCTGCAAAGTTAAGTCATCTGGTCAGTAAAGCCACAAGGATGAAAACAGGGTTCTTCTTGTCCGTGATACAAAGGAGAGCGTGCTGGCAGGTATCCAGTactaaataatacaaaaataggtGAAGGGTCcgtaaaaaatatttcttcaacgTTTTGTCTTCAGTGAATTTTCAACTCAGAATTAACATGACTCTATGGAGCAGACCTACATTCCTTAGTACGGAGAGACCGTGCATGTTCCTCATGACAAACAGCACCTCAGTGCTTTTAGGTTATGAAGACTAAAGTGGTTTTATAGGATACAGCTACCAAGATAGAAACTTTGGGCCCAATCCAGTGTGGTTATTATTAATAAGTAACATATAACATATGTTAAAGCAAAAGCTGTCAAATCTGGCTGACAACTATTCACATCTCAATCGTATAACTTGGCAACGTGGGTGTTTTTTCCATGATATAAAGCAGTTCCAACCAACTGCAAATTGTACTTCACAGAAGGTTCAGTTGCAAGCAGATGCCAACTCATCCTGTTCAGCTGGAGACATACACAGTACGTGAACAGAGTAAAGAACCAATTTTTTTGAATtacaaaaatgctgttttctttactTGGCACCAGGGGCAGCACAGGGGTGCAGAGAGTGCTCACCTGGTAAGTACCACAGGGTCCAACAGTTGTATCCTCTCAAGACCACACAGTCTGTAAGACCTCCAGCAAAGCACACCTCCATTTGCAGAGAACAGCCACCCTCAAGAACCCATCACGAGACACAACAGAAACCAGTTCTTGTTACCCCCGTTAGTCCAGACCGGTTCAACCAGCAGCCTCTGGCTGATCTCCTGGCCAAGGCTAGGAGAAGGGGACATTCTTCGCCTAGGCAGCCagccagcccctcgctgcagaccAGGCAAATGAGCTGGAGCAGGGATGGCCACGGGAGCCGGAGGCGGTGGGAGCTGCCGTTCCCTGAGCTCTCCCAGCATAAACACAGGTGGCTGTCAGAGGACCGCAGCTCATCACACCCCAGCTGCATCAGCCAATGCAAGTTTACCTGTGCGACCCCTTCCCTCCCAAGGGGAGCCAGGTACAACACTAAGGGGGTTGAGCAACATGCCAGATCCACAGCAGGGAAGTCCAGTACTGAGTATGCGCTGGGGGTAGGGACTGATGCTGCTCTGGGTCTGAATGAAGCCCATATACACACATTAGAGCCAGTGGGTGACAAATGCAAAGACCAGGCTTAGCATGAGGCTAATAATAGCCAGAAAGAGTtatttttgtgtgcatatatgtgtgggTATGTGTGTGTAAAATGCTAATGCATATACATGTATCTGTCAATACGTATGCATATAGGGGGTTCATGTAAAGTAAGCCTCACAACTTTTGGATCGGCATCAGAGCTAATTAGAACAAAAAACTTCAGTGAGTTACTGTTAACACAAACATAATTGTAGGTTTAGATGCAAAATAAAAGGCTATATAAATATAAAGCTATATAAAACATAAATTACATCTAGGCACATTCGGGTTCTGTGTCTTCCTAACTCTTcctgggaagaggaagggagactAAAAAGACCTGTCTATCTCTATTTTACTTTATAATCAACTTATGTGTGAAAGAAGGCTACACCGTTTGTCTTTGAGGCTTCATCTTGTTTTACATCAGTCCTGctttatttcagaaggaaaatctaGATGATCGTTTTGTTATAGCGGCTTACCCTACTACTACTAGCGGCTTGCACTACTTACATCCAAATGGGTAAGTAGCCTATTTTTTCTTGCGAAAAACTACAGGCCAGCACTAAGGATCTACATTTTCCCAGAGGTTTCCGTACATTTAGAAGATGTTCCGTTGTGCTCAAGTGGAACAAGCTTCTACAGAAGAACGAGCTCATCGCTGTGAGCCAGTAAAGCAGATACAACATCAGAGGCAGCAGAATGGCACCATCTCAGACTGATGCAGAATTTCGCTCATAGTAATTTATCGTGAGTTGTTCCACATTTTCCTGACCCTGTTATAAGACATTTGGAAATGGTTTAGTACTTACCACCCTCAGGCTTTTC
It encodes the following:
- the ZXDC gene encoding zinc finger protein ZXDC yields the protein METQGLPAAEAARARPGTQHGGPAAPPAAPRRPPQPPDWEPAAAAASSSPAASTASPGLYVSFPVLLVEEKPEPGASPAPSPCAPPAGPAPDNDGLLLVFNVVRGAAEAGAGGGEAGRAQPGPPPAEPPPPPPPEAPGSAAPLPPPPPPPPPPPPPPLPPAACGDGGGAEDGSFSGTITINNQSLVVRIENGVLTLGPGAEQAAGAAPPPAPPPPPPPPPPAPPAAEPPGGPRPHSPPAFACPEPRCGESFPRKQQLRLHRLAAHGGGEESRAGGGGAAAAARPFGCPVPGCAWSFATAYKLRRHLHSHDKLRPFACAAPGCAKRFTTVYNLRAHSRAHEQEAAHKCEACGQRFASAARLAAHRRRSHLEPERPYRCDFPGCERTFITVSALFSHNRAHFREQEQFSCSFPGCNKQYDKACRLKIHMRSHTGERPFICDFEGCGWSFTSMSKLLRHKRKHEDDRRFMCPVEGCGKSFTRAEHLKGHSITHLGTKPFECPVEGCCAKFSARSSLYIHSKKHLQDVDSLKTRCPVSSCNKLFTSKHSMKTHMVKQHNFSPDLLTQLEATSSLTPSSELTSPGQSDLSNIDLVSLFSNVSSNNSGITTDMALVNSGIVTIDVASVGSTLGGNLPVSNNSLSQAVDPLILVASSDMPQSLDSSLLLGTSATVLQQSTLNLDDVQTVNAEALGSLASLSVRNSSQDVHGLTSSNNLTIDTATLTPSSSLGGTNVPELLTPTKVERNLLPSSDVVGQQEGSKVVTQFVFSNPPGSYSAQKEMDLSTVTGSSFLESGGSARTDYRAIQLAKKRKQKGNGSSTGASGSGQRKSKGGKVSPTSFSSSTPGGRLGNNIVLPNGGLTIRDPATGAQYVQIQLLQDDPSGEGDLPFQLSSQSSSSHSQLTVDLPVHILQEPHNSTEDDAGSDNSQFTGSTINLQDLE